In Enoplosus armatus isolate fEnoArm2 chromosome 2, fEnoArm2.hap1, whole genome shotgun sequence, one DNA window encodes the following:
- the pou4f2 gene encoding POU domain, class 4, transcription factor 2 isoform X3, giving the protein MMMMSLNSKQHFAMAHTSLPEPKYSSSSSSEAMRRACLPTPPVLMCAFYLQLQSNIFGGLDESLLARAEALAAVDIVSQNKSHHHPPHHSPFKPDATYHTMNTLPCTSSSSSSSVPISHPSALSGHHHHHHHHHHHQPHQALEGDLLDHITPGLALGAMAGPDGSVVSTPAHPAHMAGMNHMHQAAINMAHAHGLPPHMGMSDVDADPRDLEAFAERFKQRRIKLGVTQADVGSALASLKIPGVGSLSQSTICRFESLTLSHNNMIALKPILQAWLEEAEKSHREKLNKPELFNGAEKKRKRTSIAAPEKRSLEAYFAIQPRPSSEKIAAIAEKLDLKKNVVRVWFCNQRQKQKRMKYSACV; this is encoded by the exons atgatgatgatgtctctGAACAGCAAGCAGCATTTTGCCATGGCCCACACCAGCTTGCCCGAACCCAAGTACTC cagcagcagcagctcggagGCGATGCGCAGAGCCTGTCTCCCAACCCCACCGGTAC TTATGTGTGCATTCTATTTGCAATTGCAGAGCAATATATTCGGAGGCTTGGATGAGAGTTTGTTGGCCCGGGCTGAAGCTCTAGCGGCGGTGGATATAGTCTCGCAGAACAAGAGCCACCACCACCCTCCACATCACAGTCCCTTCAAGCCGGACGCAACCTACCACACCATGAACACGCTCCCCTGCAcctcgtcgtcctcctcctcctcggtgcCTATTTCTCATCCGTCCGCCTTGTCCggccaccaccatcaccaccaccatcaccaccaccaccagcctcACCAGGCACTGGAGGGGGACCTGCTGGACCACATCACCCCGGGACTGGCACTAGGAGCCATGGCAGGGCCGGATGGCTCGGTGGTTTCCACGCCTGCGCACCCAGCCCACATGGCGGGCATGAACCACATGCACCAGGCAGCGATCAACATGGCTCATGCCCACGGGCTACCACCGCACATGGGCATGAGCGACGTGGACGCCGATCCAAGGGACTTGGAAGCCTTCGCAGAGAGGTTTAAGCAGAGACGGATCAAACTCGGGGTTACCCAGGCGGATGTAGGGTCAGCTTTAGCCAGCCTGAAGATTCCTGGGGTGGGCTCCCTCAGCCAAAGCACCATCTGCCGATTCGAGTCCCTCACGCTCTCTCACAACAACATGATTGCTTTGAAGCCCATCCTGCAAGCGTGGCTAGAAGAAGCCGAGAAATCACACAGGGAGAAACTTAATAAACCCGAGTTGTTCAACGGCgcggagaaaaagaggaagcgCACGTCGATAGCGGCGCCAGAGAAGAGATCACTGGAGGCCTATTTTGCCATTCAGCCGCGACCCTCCTCGGAGAAAATCGCAGCAATCGCAGAAAAGCTGGACCTCAAAAAGAACGTGGTGCGGGTCTGGTTTTGCAACCAGCGACAGAAACAGAAACGAATGAAATACTCTGCATGCGTCTAA
- the pou4f2 gene encoding POU domain, class 4, transcription factor 2 isoform X2 encodes MMMMSLNSKQHFAMAHTSLPEPKYSFSSSSSEAMRRACLPTPPVLMCAFYLQLQSNIFGGLDESLLARAEALAAVDIVSQNKSHHHPPHHSPFKPDATYHTMNTLPCTSSSSSSSVPISHPSALSGHHHHHHHHHHHQPHQALEGDLLDHITPGLALGAMAGPDGSVVSTPAHPAHMAGMNHMHQAAINMAHAHGLPPHMGMSDVDADPRDLEAFAERFKQRRIKLGVTQADVGSALASLKIPGVGSLSQSTICRFESLTLSHNNMIALKPILQAWLEEAEKSHREKLNKPELFNGAEKKRKRTSIAAPEKRSLEAYFAIQPRPSSEKIAAIAEKLDLKKNVVRVWFCNQRQKQKRMKYSACV; translated from the exons atgatgatgatgtctctGAACAGCAAGCAGCATTTTGCCATGGCCCACACCAGCTTGCCCGAACCCAAGTACTCGTT cagcagcagcagctcggagGCGATGCGCAGAGCCTGTCTCCCAACCCCACCGGTAC TTATGTGTGCATTCTATTTGCAATTGCAGAGCAATATATTCGGAGGCTTGGATGAGAGTTTGTTGGCCCGGGCTGAAGCTCTAGCGGCGGTGGATATAGTCTCGCAGAACAAGAGCCACCACCACCCTCCACATCACAGTCCCTTCAAGCCGGACGCAACCTACCACACCATGAACACGCTCCCCTGCAcctcgtcgtcctcctcctcctcggtgcCTATTTCTCATCCGTCCGCCTTGTCCggccaccaccatcaccaccaccatcaccaccaccaccagcctcACCAGGCACTGGAGGGGGACCTGCTGGACCACATCACCCCGGGACTGGCACTAGGAGCCATGGCAGGGCCGGATGGCTCGGTGGTTTCCACGCCTGCGCACCCAGCCCACATGGCGGGCATGAACCACATGCACCAGGCAGCGATCAACATGGCTCATGCCCACGGGCTACCACCGCACATGGGCATGAGCGACGTGGACGCCGATCCAAGGGACTTGGAAGCCTTCGCAGAGAGGTTTAAGCAGAGACGGATCAAACTCGGGGTTACCCAGGCGGATGTAGGGTCAGCTTTAGCCAGCCTGAAGATTCCTGGGGTGGGCTCCCTCAGCCAAAGCACCATCTGCCGATTCGAGTCCCTCACGCTCTCTCACAACAACATGATTGCTTTGAAGCCCATCCTGCAAGCGTGGCTAGAAGAAGCCGAGAAATCACACAGGGAGAAACTTAATAAACCCGAGTTGTTCAACGGCgcggagaaaaagaggaagcgCACGTCGATAGCGGCGCCAGAGAAGAGATCACTGGAGGCCTATTTTGCCATTCAGCCGCGACCCTCCTCGGAGAAAATCGCAGCAATCGCAGAAAAGCTGGACCTCAAAAAGAACGTGGTGCGGGTCTGGTTTTGCAACCAGCGACAGAAACAGAAACGAATGAAATACTCTGCATGCGTCTAA
- the pou4f2 gene encoding POU domain, class 4, transcription factor 2 isoform X1, whose translation MMMMSLNSKQHFAMAHTSLPEPKYSLHSSSSSTLTSNVPSSSCSSSRHSSSIISSSSSSEAMRRACLPTPPSNIFGGLDESLLARAEALAAVDIVSQNKSHHHPPHHSPFKPDATYHTMNTLPCTSSSSSSSVPISHPSALSGHHHHHHHHHHHQPHQALEGDLLDHITPGLALGAMAGPDGSVVSTPAHPAHMAGMNHMHQAAINMAHAHGLPPHMGMSDVDADPRDLEAFAERFKQRRIKLGVTQADVGSALASLKIPGVGSLSQSTICRFESLTLSHNNMIALKPILQAWLEEAEKSHREKLNKPELFNGAEKKRKRTSIAAPEKRSLEAYFAIQPRPSSEKIAAIAEKLDLKKNVVRVWFCNQRQKQKRMKYSACV comes from the exons atgatgatgatgtctctGAACAGCAAGCAGCATTTTGCCATGGCCCACACCAGCTTGCCCGAACCCAAGTACTCGTTGcattcctcctcatcctccaccttGACTTCCAATGTACCCTCGTCCTCCTGCTCGTCCTCccgacacagcagcagcatcatcagcagcagcagcagctcggagGCGATGCGCAGAGCCTGTCTCCCAACCCCACCG AGCAATATATTCGGAGGCTTGGATGAGAGTTTGTTGGCCCGGGCTGAAGCTCTAGCGGCGGTGGATATAGTCTCGCAGAACAAGAGCCACCACCACCCTCCACATCACAGTCCCTTCAAGCCGGACGCAACCTACCACACCATGAACACGCTCCCCTGCAcctcgtcgtcctcctcctcctcggtgcCTATTTCTCATCCGTCCGCCTTGTCCggccaccaccatcaccaccaccatcaccaccaccaccagcctcACCAGGCACTGGAGGGGGACCTGCTGGACCACATCACCCCGGGACTGGCACTAGGAGCCATGGCAGGGCCGGATGGCTCGGTGGTTTCCACGCCTGCGCACCCAGCCCACATGGCGGGCATGAACCACATGCACCAGGCAGCGATCAACATGGCTCATGCCCACGGGCTACCACCGCACATGGGCATGAGCGACGTGGACGCCGATCCAAGGGACTTGGAAGCCTTCGCAGAGAGGTTTAAGCAGAGACGGATCAAACTCGGGGTTACCCAGGCGGATGTAGGGTCAGCTTTAGCCAGCCTGAAGATTCCTGGGGTGGGCTCCCTCAGCCAAAGCACCATCTGCCGATTCGAGTCCCTCACGCTCTCTCACAACAACATGATTGCTTTGAAGCCCATCCTGCAAGCGTGGCTAGAAGAAGCCGAGAAATCACACAGGGAGAAACTTAATAAACCCGAGTTGTTCAACGGCgcggagaaaaagaggaagcgCACGTCGATAGCGGCGCCAGAGAAGAGATCACTGGAGGCCTATTTTGCCATTCAGCCGCGACCCTCCTCGGAGAAAATCGCAGCAATCGCAGAAAAGCTGGACCTCAAAAAGAACGTGGTGCGGGTCTGGTTTTGCAACCAGCGACAGAAACAGAAACGAATGAAATACTCTGCATGCGTCTAA